In a single window of the Melioribacteraceae bacterium genome:
- a CDS encoding TonB-dependent receptor, producing the protein MMKKIISLYLLFILNFLIYPQSEKEYQIDEIVITSGRISIPSSDLNRNLFVITNKDLRKLPATNIIDILKFISSVDLRSRGVEGVQSDISIRGGNFEQTLIMIDGVKISDPQTGHHNLNLPLSIDNIDRIEILKGEGSRSFGANAFSGAINFITKKEKSSTLSISILGGQNNLFETAVSGSLPIFFSTNNFSLSKKKSDGYRHNTNFDITNFTFNQTLSFNKAVLNLFTGYIDKKFDANSFYSDRFPDQWEHTKTKMAHLTSEVELSGIIISPKIYWRENDDDYRLDNNRPEWYRNIHKTNSYGFEIQSTFKSMIGKISFGAEVAWDEIISSNLGNHKRSKRGLFLENIFEPLEKISISIGGFAYNYTNIGWQIWPGINAGYQLSNEVRIFSSYGKAFRIPTFTELFYTSPANMGNPLLIHEQTNNFEIGARYKNNYIQANFALFIKNGNNIIDWVRRSYDEPWRVENVTEIQTRGIELSFSLDSSYIFDYEPIRNINFGYTYLNSNRKAGIYESRYLLDHLKHHFVLSISNKLPFSVNQNWILRFEEREHFNSNFIINTQFTKKINHFDIYILLSNIFNSSNFDLSGIPLPGRLISAGVKFHLSDKSN; encoded by the coding sequence ATGATGAAAAAAATCATCTCGCTATACCTCCTCTTCATATTAAATTTTCTGATCTATCCCCAATCTGAAAAAGAATATCAAATTGATGAAATAGTAATTACTTCCGGAAGAATATCGATCCCCTCCTCTGATTTAAATAGAAATTTATTCGTAATTACTAATAAAGATTTGCGTAAGCTACCTGCCACAAATATTATTGACATCTTGAAATTTATTTCATCCGTTGATTTAAGATCACGAGGAGTTGAAGGAGTTCAATCTGATATATCTATTAGAGGTGGAAATTTTGAACAAACTTTAATTATGATTGATGGAGTAAAAATTAGCGATCCACAAACTGGGCACCACAATTTAAATCTCCCCCTTTCGATTGATAACATTGATAGAATTGAAATTCTAAAGGGAGAAGGATCCCGCAGTTTTGGGGCAAACGCATTCAGCGGAGCAATTAACTTTATTACCAAAAAAGAAAAGTCTAGTACACTTTCAATATCAATTCTCGGCGGTCAAAATAATCTATTTGAAACTGCCGTTAGCGGCTCATTACCTATTTTTTTTAGCACTAACAATTTTTCATTGAGTAAAAAGAAGTCGGATGGATATAGGCACAACACGAATTTCGATATAACCAATTTCACTTTTAATCAAACTTTGTCCTTTAATAAAGCTGTTCTTAATTTGTTCACTGGCTATATAGACAAAAAATTTGATGCAAATAGTTTTTACAGTGACCGATTTCCTGATCAATGGGAACATACAAAAACCAAGATGGCGCACTTAACCTCAGAGGTTGAACTTTCTGGAATAATTATCTCTCCAAAAATTTATTGGCGCGAAAATGATGATGATTACCGACTAGATAACAATAGACCCGAATGGTATCGCAATATTCATAAGACAAATTCTTATGGTTTCGAGATTCAATCAACATTCAAAAGTATGATAGGAAAAATTAGCTTTGGTGCAGAGGTCGCCTGGGATGAGATTATCAGTTCGAATTTGGGGAATCACAAAAGGAGCAAAAGAGGTTTATTTCTCGAAAATATTTTTGAACCGCTTGAAAAAATATCAATTTCGATTGGCGGGTTTGCGTATAATTATACCAATATTGGCTGGCAGATATGGCCGGGAATTAATGCCGGCTACCAATTAAGTAATGAAGTGAGAATTTTTAGTTCTTATGGTAAAGCATTCAGAATTCCGACTTTTACAGAACTTTTCTACACAAGTCCCGCCAACATGGGAAATCCTCTTCTTATTCATGAACAAACTAATAATTTTGAAATTGGCGCCAGATATAAGAATAATTATATACAAGCAAATTTTGCTCTATTTATTAAAAATGGTAATAATATTATTGATTGGGTGAGAAGGTCTTATGATGAACCATGGAGAGTTGAAAATGTTACTGAGATTCAGACAAGAGGAATCGAGCTTTCTTTTTCATTGGACTCAAGCTATATTTTTGATTATGAGCCTATTAGAAATATTAACTTCGGTTACACGTATCTAAATTCAAATCGTAAGGCGGGAATTTATGAATCGCGTTATTTGTTAGATCATCTTAAACATCACTTTGTACTTAGCATATCTAACAAGCTACCATTCTCAGTTAATCAAAATTGGATTTTGCGGTTTGAAGAGAGAGAACACTTCAATTCAAATTTTATTATCAACACTCAATTCACAAAAAAAATAAATCATTTCGATATATATATACTTCTCTCAAACATATTCAATTCAAGCAATTTTGATCTAAGCGGAATTCCTTTACCAGGTAGGTTAATTAGCGCGGGTGTGAAATTTCACTTATCCGATAAATCAAATTAA
- a CDS encoding energy transducer TonB, with protein sequence MKNIKILFLIIILVASFTSHYAQEKEGEHPMPVGGMKAILQNVVYPESAKAEKIQGKVLIKAVVGEDGKVINATLANDGNPVLAEAAIAAIKATEFLPAIKDGKKVKAEVTIPVMFKLDDKK encoded by the coding sequence ATGAAAAATATCAAAATACTTTTTCTAATAATTATTTTAGTTGCTTCTTTTACCTCACACTATGCTCAGGAGAAAGAAGGCGAACACCCAATGCCGGTAGGAGGAATGAAAGCCATACTGCAAAATGTTGTTTATCCTGAATCAGCAAAAGCAGAAAAAATTCAGGGTAAAGTATTAATAAAGGCAGTTGTGGGAGAAGATGGAAAAGTTATTAACGCCACATTGGCAAATGATGGGAATCCAGTATTGGCTGAAGCGGCAATTGCTGCTATAAAAGCAACAGAATTTTTACCGGCAATTAAAGATGGCAAGAAAGTAAAAGCAGAAGTTACAATCCCAGTGATGTTTAAGCTGGACGATAAAAAGTAG
- a CDS encoding energy transducer TonB gives MKKLFFLWLMIGLASCNNNKEEKLPPKEDFYFVSVEETPMPVGGIQALMKNVVYPKEAKESGIQGKVFVKAFINEDGDVVKTELLKGTNTALDSAAENAVKRTKFLPGKQKGKPVKVQVAIPIVFKLQ, from the coding sequence ATGAAAAAACTATTCTTTCTTTGGTTGATGATCGGTTTGGCAAGTTGTAATAATAATAAAGAGGAAAAGCTTCCTCCAAAGGAAGATTTTTATTTTGTGTCTGTTGAAGAAACACCAATGCCTGTGGGAGGAATTCAAGCATTAATGAAAAATGTTGTTTATCCAAAAGAGGCAAAAGAAAGTGGGATTCAGGGTAAAGTTTTTGTTAAAGCATTTATAAATGAAGATGGTGATGTGGTTAAAACGGAATTGCTAAAAGGTACTAATACAGCATTGGACAGCGCCGCTGAGAATGCCGTTAAAAGAACAAAATTTTTGCCAGGCAAACAAAAGGGTAAACCTGTAAAAGTACAGGTCGCAATACCAATAGTATTTAAATTACAATAG
- a CDS encoding RNA polymerase sigma factor, translated as MKNNSQKIIEFTLIYNQHKKRLYNYAIRMLYDKMLCEDLIQNVFIRLFENLDKIRDKERVEFWLFTSIRNEIYSYFRTKKVHVDKFNVSDSAEVEIDSGEDVELQVELNEIRNIVLEELEKIPLDQKEVFVLKEYGQYSYKEISELLGIPEELVKSRLHKTRVKLVSRLTKKII; from the coding sequence TTGAAGAATAATTCGCAAAAAATAATTGAATTTACTCTGATTTATAATCAGCATAAAAAGCGATTATACAATTATGCGATTCGTATGCTGTACGATAAAATGTTATGCGAGGATTTAATTCAAAATGTTTTTATACGGTTATTTGAAAATTTGGATAAAATTAGGGATAAAGAAAGAGTTGAGTTTTGGCTTTTTACCTCAATTAGAAATGAAATCTATTCGTACTTCAGAACTAAAAAAGTACATGTTGATAAGTTCAATGTTTCTGATTCTGCAGAAGTAGAAATTGACTCGGGGGAGGATGTTGAACTGCAAGTAGAGTTAAATGAAATACGAAATATTGTATTAGAGGAGTTAGAGAAGATTCCTCTTGATCAAAAGGAAGTTTTTGTTCTCAAAGAATATGGACAATATTCATACAAGGAAATTTCTGAATTATTGGGAATTCCGGAGGAGTTAGTTAAAAGTAGGTTGCACAAGACAAGAGTAAAATTAGTATCAAGACTCACAAAGAAAATAATTTAG
- a CDS encoding cytochrome ubiquinol oxidase subunit I, with the protein MDVEILARLQFAFTIAFHYIYPPLSIGLGVLLVVMEAMYLKTKNKLYENMTRFWVKVFALTFAIGVATGIVMEFEFGTNWSTYSRFVGDVFGSALAAEGIFAFFLESGFLAILVFGWNKVSPKVHFFSTIMVSLGSMMSAVWIVIANSWQQTPAGFHIVGEGINARAEITDFWEMVFNPSSMERLAHVLSGAWLAGAFLVLSVSAYYILKNKHIEFAKSSFKIAAGLALFASLFQLYTGHQSAVGISKTQPAKLAAFEAHFDSSAAGDLYLFGWVNEEQQEVKFGARIPGMLSYLVYGDSKKPITGLNSFKPEDRPPVNIVFQSYHVMVAIGFMLIALGIIAVFSWRSDKMFSKKWLMRIFIFAVLGPQIANQLGWISAEVGRQPWIVYGLLRTSEGLSKVVSAEQIMFSLILFMIIYSLLFVLFIYLLNEKIKHGPEHTELISSEYQNQKSILK; encoded by the coding sequence ATGGATGTTGAAATACTTGCACGACTTCAGTTTGCCTTCACAATCGCATTCCATTACATATATCCGCCATTAAGTATTGGACTAGGAGTTTTGCTCGTAGTTATGGAAGCGATGTATCTCAAAACAAAAAACAAACTTTACGAAAATATGACAAGGTTTTGGGTTAAAGTTTTTGCGTTAACCTTTGCGATTGGTGTAGCAACCGGTATTGTTATGGAATTTGAATTTGGTACAAATTGGTCAACCTATTCTCGTTTTGTTGGCGATGTGTTTGGAAGCGCGTTAGCCGCAGAGGGAATATTTGCCTTTTTTCTCGAATCTGGTTTCTTAGCAATATTAGTTTTCGGATGGAATAAAGTATCCCCAAAAGTTCACTTCTTTTCAACTATAATGGTCTCACTTGGATCAATGATGAGTGCTGTATGGATTGTTATTGCAAATTCTTGGCAGCAAACCCCTGCTGGATTTCATATTGTGGGAGAAGGAATAAACGCCAGAGCTGAAATAACAGATTTCTGGGAAATGGTTTTTAATCCTTCATCAATGGAAAGATTAGCGCATGTACTATCCGGGGCATGGCTTGCGGGTGCCTTTTTAGTTTTAAGTGTGAGCGCTTATTACATTCTTAAAAACAAGCATATTGAATTCGCGAAATCTTCATTCAAAATTGCCGCTGGATTAGCATTATTTGCCTCCCTCTTTCAATTATATACGGGACATCAAAGCGCAGTTGGTATAAGCAAGACTCAACCGGCAAAACTTGCGGCGTTTGAAGCTCACTTCGATTCATCAGCCGCAGGTGATTTATATTTATTCGGATGGGTAAATGAAGAACAGCAGGAAGTAAAATTTGGCGCTAGAATTCCCGGAATGTTGAGTTATCTTGTTTATGGCGATTCAAAAAAACCTATTACCGGATTAAATTCTTTTAAACCGGAGGACAGACCTCCTGTTAATATAGTATTTCAAAGTTATCATGTGATGGTTGCTATTGGATTTATGTTAATCGCCCTCGGGATAATAGCCGTATTTTCGTGGCGCTCTGATAAAATGTTTAGTAAGAAATGGTTGATGAGAATTTTTATTTTCGCAGTTCTGGGACCTCAAATCGCAAATCAACTTGGATGGATTTCGGCCGAAGTGGGCAGACAACCATGGATAGTATATGGTTTATTGAGAACATCTGAAGGGCTTTCAAAAGTAGTATCAGCCGAACAAATCATGTTCTCATTAATATTATTCATGATTATATATTCTCTTCTTTTTGTGTTGTTCATATATCTTCTTAACGAAAAAATTAAACATGGCCCCGAGCATACAGAATTAATTAGTTCGGAATACCAAAATCAAAAATCAATACTGAAATAA
- the cydB gene encoding cytochrome d ubiquinol oxidase subunit II, translating to MEFTFDLNTIWFILIGVLLTGYAILDGFDLGVGALHLLVKDDTERRIMLNSIGPVWDGNEVWLVTGGGALFAAFPHVYATVFSGFYTAFMLLLFGLIFRAVAIEFRSKEKMKWWRNMWDTAFCVSSILIAFLMGVALGNLIAGIPLDAEKEFAGSFLSLINPYTIMVGITTVALFMMHGSIYAVMKTEGSLQSKIRGWVNNTIIFFVICYVTTTMYTLIYYPHMVQHFKEQPLFFVVAILNMLAIANIPREIFHKRDFLAFLSSCASIAALLILFAIGLFPNIVLSNPNPEFSLNIYNAASSQKTLNIMLIVAAIGVPFVLAYTISIYWVFRGKVKLDNMSY from the coding sequence ATGGAATTCACATTCGACTTAAATACAATTTGGTTCATTCTAATTGGTGTGTTGCTCACGGGATACGCAATACTGGATGGATTTGATCTTGGTGTTGGAGCGCTTCACCTTTTAGTAAAAGATGATACTGAACGAAGGATTATGTTAAATTCAATTGGCCCTGTTTGGGATGGCAATGAAGTTTGGCTTGTAACTGGAGGGGGAGCTTTGTTTGCGGCGTTTCCTCATGTATACGCAACGGTGTTCTCCGGTTTTTATACTGCCTTTATGCTTCTATTATTTGGTTTGATTTTTAGAGCGGTTGCAATTGAATTTAGAAGTAAAGAAAAGATGAAATGGTGGCGGAATATGTGGGATACCGCATTCTGTGTATCAAGTATCTTAATTGCGTTTTTAATGGGAGTCGCGCTAGGAAATTTAATTGCGGGGATTCCGTTAGATGCGGAAAAGGAATTCGCCGGTAGCTTTTTAAGTTTGATCAATCCTTATACAATAATGGTTGGTATTACAACTGTCGCACTGTTTATGATGCATGGTTCAATATATGCGGTAATGAAAACCGAAGGTTCTCTTCAATCAAAAATTAGAGGATGGGTTAATAATACTATTATATTTTTTGTAATATGTTATGTAACCACAACAATGTACACTTTAATTTATTATCCCCACATGGTTCAGCATTTTAAAGAGCAGCCTTTGTTTTTTGTAGTTGCGATTTTAAATATGCTGGCAATAGCAAATATTCCGAGAGAAATATTTCACAAAAGAGATTTTTTAGCTTTTCTCTCTTCATGCGCAAGTATTGCCGCATTACTAATTTTATTTGCAATTGGCTTATTCCCCAACATTGTGCTTTCAAATCCCAATCCAGAATTTTCTCTAAATATTTATAACGCGGCTTCATCCCAAAAAACACTAAACATTATGCTTATTGTTGCGGCAATCGGCGTTCCTTTTGTACTGGCCTACACAATAAGTATTTATTGGGTATTTAGGGGAAAGGTAAAATTAGATAATATGAGTTATTGA
- a CDS encoding pyridoxal-phosphate dependent enzyme, with product MLNETPSQQNIVIAYERIKNQIHHTPILASTSLNKIFGCKLFFKCENFQKVGAFKFRGASNALLSIDNEMLKNGVATHSSGNHAAALALAAKMKNVPAYIVMPRTAPQIKKDAVAGYGAKIILCEPTLQARESTLAKIVEETGATFIHPYDDYSVIAGQATCAYEIFGEQHDLDYLIAPTGGGGLLSGTCLSAKYFSPKTKVIGAEPKGADDAFRSIRDGIIYPSINPKTICDGLLTQLSERTFAIINENVDKIITVTEESIISSMKMIWERMKIIIEPSCAVTLAVVMENQELFKDAKIGLILTGGNVDLNKLPWNI from the coding sequence ATGCTGAACGAGACACCTTCACAACAAAATATAGTTATAGCTTATGAACGTATTAAAAATCAGATTCACCATACCCCAATATTAGCATCAACATCATTAAATAAAATATTTGGGTGTAAATTATTCTTTAAGTGTGAAAATTTTCAGAAAGTCGGCGCATTTAAATTTAGAGGCGCAAGCAATGCTCTTCTTTCAATTGATAATGAGATGCTCAAAAACGGAGTAGCGACACACTCATCGGGCAACCACGCGGCGGCATTGGCACTTGCGGCAAAAATGAAAAACGTTCCCGCATATATTGTTATGCCGAGAACCGCTCCTCAAATTAAAAAAGATGCAGTCGCGGGGTACGGGGCAAAAATTATATTGTGCGAACCTACTCTACAAGCTCGAGAATCGACACTCGCTAAAATTGTTGAAGAAACCGGGGCTACTTTTATTCATCCTTATGATGATTATTCCGTTATTGCCGGACAAGCCACTTGCGCTTATGAAATTTTTGGAGAGCAGCATGATTTAGACTACTTGATTGCTCCAACCGGCGGAGGTGGTTTATTGAGCGGGACCTGCTTGAGTGCTAAATATTTTTCCCCTAAAACAAAAGTCATTGGTGCTGAACCAAAGGGCGCGGATGACGCATTTCGTTCCATTCGTGACGGAATTATCTATCCCAGTATTAATCCCAAAACTATATGCGACGGACTTTTAACTCAGCTAAGCGAGAGAACATTTGCAATTATAAATGAAAATGTAGATAAAATTATAACAGTGACAGAAGAGTCAATTATTTCATCAATGAAAATGATTTGGGAAAGAATGAAAATTATAATTGAACCATCCTGCGCGGTAACATTGGCAGTTGTGATGGAAAATCAAGAATTATTTAAAGATGCAAAAATTGGCTTAATACTTACAGGGGGCAATGTTGATTTGAACAAGTTGCCCTGGAATATTTAA